The nucleotide window tgctgaatttttatgaacttaaaaatataatttatagtggaaaaaattgaaatggtgaattcgcgataagagaagacgcgataatcgagggattactgtagtcagTAGTGTAGCATTTTTAAAGTATAGAAGAATGTGAGCATGTAGAAATCATGTCTGCACTATATACCTGTGCTATTTTTGTATTGTTCAATCAACCTGTGCACCTCCAGGTGGCGCTGGCCCACCGAGAGCAGGTGTCTTTCTTTGTGGACCTGGATGACTTGACCGTGGAGGACCCCGAGCTGGTGGCCAGCGTCTGCGAGAATGCCAAGCGCTACACGGGCCTCTTCGCCGACGCCGTGCACGAGCTGCTGCCCGAGTACAAAGAGCGAGATGTAAGCATAATGAGCTGTCTTAATGGTGCCACCTGTATGGAATGCACTACATTTAATCATTTGATGGCTCTAATATTTCAATAGgtagtaaaaatgttttttccccatttcaaaAGTTGATTGTGAGTTCGTTAAAGTTTGGATTCTGTGTTTATGACAGTTGTTAATGATCTTAAGGCCTTGACAATGATAGACTAGGTGGATTGGTCGAATGTGAAAATACTTGCTTtgtattaaatgattaaaaaaatgaatatactaATAAATTCCCTTTTCCAGGTTGTGGCTAAGGACTCTTTGGATGTGTACATTGAGCACCGGTTGATGATGGAACAGAGATCACGCGACCCCGCGGACACTCGCGATGCTCGAAACCAGTACCCGGCGGAGCTTATGAGGAGATTGTACGTTCGCCACTTagcgcattttctcgcatacatgccatatttgtttttggtttatggtcatttatttcaaaatagagaaaagataaacagataaaacgctaaacgaaatatattctatatatagTCTATTAAtgaaactcaacaaaaaaaaaactacctccACAGTGAGCTCTACTTCAAGCCTTCCAGCACGGCCAAACCCAAAACTATCCGCGAAGTGCGGGCCGACAGCATCGGACAACTGGTGAGCGTCCGGGGCATCGTGACCCGCGCCACGGAGGTCAAGCCCATGATGGCCGTGGCCACGTATACGTGCGACCAGTGCGGCGCGGAGACGTATCAACCGGTAAGACTCGGCGAGTCCTCGCGTCACGGCCGCCGCGTTCACCACCGTCTACCCTTCCAGATCCAGTCGTCGACCTTCATGCCCCTCGTCATGTGTCCTAGCCAAGAGTGCGTCACCAACAAATCTGGCGGCCGCCTCTACCTGCAGAGCAGAGGTTCCAAGTTTGTCAAATTTCAGGAGATTCGAATTCAGGAGCATGTATGGAGATTTTACCCTGTCTTATATCGATGCTTTGACATCAGCATTCTCTCAACGTTTTATTTTTCGTCCGCAGAGCGACCAGGTCCCCGTCGGGAACATTCCCAGAAGCATGTCGGTTTACGCACGTGGTGAAAACACACGCCTGGCTCAACCGGGGGACCACGTCGCCATCACAGGAATTTTCCTGCCGCTTCTTCGCTCCGGCTACAGCCAGGTTACTCAGGTACAGCGGCTCATGTCAATCACTACACAAACCCGTTATCCATCTAATTCaagtctgatttttttcccaccccATTTGGACGAAACTTCACATTTGATTCTTTTTTCGGTTTTAACGTTTCCCCCATTTTAAactcaatgtcattttttagggtctCCTGTCCGAGACATTCATGGAAGCTCACTGCATCACACTCATGAACAAGACCGACGACGACGAGCTCGGAAGCGACGAACTCGCCGAAGAAGAACTGCGCAGCATTACCGGTAACCAATGCCGTGCCCACGTTTGTGTCGTgtgaggatttactagaaagtcTTTGCAGCgtggtgttttttccccccttttcgtTTATAGAAGAAGGGTATTACGAGAAACTGTCCGGATCGATTGCGCCTGAGATTTACGGCCACGAGGATGTGAAGAAGGCGCTGCTCTTGATGATGGTCGGAGGGGTTCAACAAGCCCCGAAAGGCATGAAGATCAGAGGTGAGTGTTTATTTTCCCATTTCCTCGAACGCAACACTCCATCGAGAAAAGCCTTGTACTGATATTTCTCAAATCTTTGCTTCATTTGGCTAAGGTAACATCAACATCTGCTTAATGGGAGATCCCGGAGTCGCCAAGTCCCAGCTCTTGTGCTACATCGACCGCCTGGCTCCTCGCAGTGAGTACGCCGTAGCGTCGTAACGGCACGCCGTGGCTCTCGGTGACCCTTTCCGCGCCTCCTTCCCGGCAGGCCAGTACACGACGGGGCGAGGCTCGTCGGGAGTGGGCTTGACGGCCGCCGTGATGCGGGACCCTCTCACCGGCGAGATGACCCTGGAAGGCGGCGCCCTGGTTCTGGCCGACCTGGGCGTGTGCTGCATCGACGAGTTTGACAAGATGGCGGACGCCGACCGCACGGCCATCCATGAGGTGATGGAGCAACAGACCATCTCCATCGCCAAGGTAAGCTTAAGCttcggtcattttttaaagccatATTTTAACGCCAAGAACTACCACGCAGGCCGGCATCATGACCTCCCTCAACGCCCGCTGCTCCATCCTGGCCGCCGCCAACCCGGCGTACGGCCGCTACAACCCCAAGAAGAGCATCGAGCAGAACATCCAGCTGCCGGCCGCGCTGCTCTCGCGGTTCGACCTGCTGTGGCTGATCCAGGACAAGCCCGACGCGGACTCCGACCTGCGTCTGGCGCAGCACATCACCTACGTTCACCAGCACTGCCGCCAGCCACCCATGCACTTCACCCCCATCGACATGAAGCTCATGAGGTGTGTGTGGTGTCTAGGGCGGGGCTTTCAATCAAATCAATGATCATCGTTTGGGCTCCTTTTTAAagcttcccccaaaaaatgacttaaCATATGTTGATCAGCTCGAGGTTTGGTAGGGCAAACCGGCCCCCGAGGGCCCCCGTGGgggcagctttttgttccaaccgatccatcACAGGCAGTTTAACCAATGCCATGCTTACAAAGAAAAACCCATAAAAAAGTAAacgaatcaaatcaaaagcctttgttgtcattatacaacagctgcgtataacaaaattagtggtgctactccacaaagtgcatatTTCCCgataaaaacataagtaattaaaaaagtcacgtccaggcaaggtaatagagaaaaaaatctaaaatattgaacattgTTACACATGGGACACTCCTTTTCAGTAatctcaatttttaaaaattattatattcattactttttatttctttaaaattaatgtattgcccaggctgcattttttttatggggCCACACTTTTTTCAGTCCtgattttctgtatttaaacaaaaacaattttgaaTTCATTGCATAAAGCATTCAGACCCTTTTTATACTCCAGTTTGACGTCAAACAAGgagtatttttcctattttttttttttttcaacattctcGCCACTCCCCGCAGGCGTTACATTGCTGCTTGCAAGAAGAAGCAGCCCATGGTGCCCGTGACCCTGGCGGACTACATCACCGCCGCCTACGTGGAGATGAGGAAGGAGGCGCGGGTCAGCAAGGACACCACCTTCACCTCGGCCCGAACCCTCCTCTCCATTCTACGCCTAGCCACTGCGCTGGTGAGAGCCATCACGTTGTAGCCAggaatgcttttaaaaaaatagatatcgTGGCCGACGTGAGCCCGCCCAGTCTAAATGGATCCCCGCCAATAGCTCCAAAACGTCTTTAGCGGTTCCGTGTGGGCTAAAGTGCTTACAGTGCAGGTAGTGATAAAAAGCCAATCTACCGCACCGCGAGCACTTCTTTCCCACGCCGGACAAACACGACCACGCCATCTCATCATTTCACTGTTGTTTTTATTCCCGAAGACGCTTTGCCTGTGGCTGTAAAAAGTGCTGTTTGTGCAGGTAGCGTCATCAAGCTACTGCAAAAGCAGCACTTTCTGCAGACGCCGCGTATCTGGACGTAACGTGGGGATGGACGGGCGGATGGACTGTTTTCGGACTGGTCGAAGCTCGCTGAGTTTTGCGGGGTTGGCAGTCAGCCCCCGTGCCAGCTGTGCAAACCCATGCAAAACTGAGCGCGCTTTGAAAATACCTTCGGGTGGGTTTGGGGCGGGACGAGACTCGCTGGTTTTGAGAGGCGGAGACTTGGGCAATTGCCGGCCATCCCACAGGGCATTGCACTTGTCTCGGTCTGACAGTGCCGGCACAGCGCAGCTGACGTCGCATCGGACCTTCCAAAAAAGGCCGCCACGTATGATTACCCATTTCAACGTAACCGCTTTCCTGCACGAAACCTGACTTTTTGATGGCgcccatccattttgacagtgAGGGGCTAGCCCAAATGGATCGAATGTTTATTGCCGTCCGTAGCGTGGCaataaagttaaaaataatacatataaatgtgtatttgaGTGCTACATAGGCTGTAACCAGtttcatttgaattgatttACTGTTAACATCGACTTGTAGTTATTAATAGTTGCATTATAAGAAAacgtgatatttttttattagccaAAACGAGTTGTTTGTCCGCTCTTGACCTTTGAATAGTAACCACCGGTCCCTTAGGCTTCATTAAGAAAATGATTATCTGTACTTTTTGTATTGATCGATAATTGAAACGTGAACAACTCCCCCCCGTTCAGGCCCGCCTCCGCTTGATGGACGTGGTGGAGAAGGAGGACGTCAACGAGGCCATGAGGTTGATGGAGATGTCCAAGGATTCGCTGCAAGCGGACAAGTCCAGCAGCACAAGGTTTGACGCCCGCCCgtcactggattttttttctttcttcttcaaaATGCAGAGGGCCCCAATAAAAAGATGCCTGAGCTACAAAAAGTCTTTAATGAGCTTCTTGCATTCCTCGAGGAAGCTATAAAGTTATTTTATGGTTGTTCCTGTTTAGAGTTTAATTAAAGCAGCTCACTTTCTTCACGGTGAAATGATCATCAGTGTTGTTTTGGCCTTTTTAAAAGGCTTGAgttgtatatatagatgtatttttaatATGTTCTGACGCCGTCTGCCTCCCACTGTTCCACAGGACTCAGCGTCCGGCCGACGTCATCTTCTCCCTGGTGCGCGAGCTGTCCTCGGAGGGCGCCGGCGGGGTGGTGCGCGTGTCGGAAGCGGAACAGCGCTGCGTTTCGCGAGGGTTCACCCCCGCCATGTTCCAGGAGGCCCTGGAAGAGTACGAGGAACTCAACGTGTGGCAGATCAACCAGGCTCGCACCCGCATCACCTTCGTCTGAGTCttacaaaagataaaaaaattctTCATTCTGTATAGAAACAAGGACTTTTGAtggtccctttttaaaaaaaatattgtaaatagaTGAGCCCCAAATTCTGACACTTTTTTTAGCACATTGTCATGCTAACTTGGATTCTCCTCATGTGAGGCATAATTATAATAAATGTATCATTGCATCGGTATTTAATTGCGAGCAAATTACACTTTAGATTTAGGACCCGGGTTTAAATGTCCTTAATGTCACAACTACACAATCTTAAACATTTAGACGAGTCTTTAACTTGCACATTTAATGTTTACAACTAGCTATCAAGGCTTGTTTTACTTTAGATGGGACCAAATTTTTGCTAGGAATATTTTTAACACCCTGCACTAGGTTATGTACAATCACAATTACAATTTGAGAAACTTCTAGCTGtcttgggaattttttttagtgGGGCTTGCATAGTAGGTTAAGTTAATTATCTTATCTTTGTAGGCCAAGTAAAAATAGGCAACATTTTTGTCACTAGCacaatgtgatttttaaaaaaaatgacctagaAAGGGCCAAAACAGGTATTGCCACATGTCTTAAGATTTTATAAGCAGCTTTTTTTGGCGCTTCTCGTCTATGAAGTCCAAATACAatgatgttgtcattttttttggcaaagtTATCGTGTTAGTCGGCAGCATTTTTCCTCCCAGTTGCACTTTTCCCAGCAGGGGCTCGGCTTTAATGGCCTCTTCCGCCTTAATTGTTGCCCAAGGCTCGTGTATAAAATTGTATTCGCAAAAAAAGGTTTTGGTTCTCTAGATGAAGGGAGCCCATTGGATGCTTGGGGTGACCTTGTCTCGGTATTTAACCCGCTTGGAAGAGTGCGCCAACAAGTTTGAGGACAGCTTTTGGAAGCGGGTGAGTACGCTCTTAAGTATTGCTTCTACTTGCTTTGCTTTTTTCTGTTCAGTGCAAAATACAAGCTAAAAAAACCTGAATTCAGCTGTAAGAATTTCAGTCTTTgtacttgtaattttttttaatgttcctaAATATGATGCATATatgttattaaatatttttgatgACTGCAAAGGTGAGCCATATTTGTTacctcatttaaattagtttaaactttattcatcccatactcgGGAAATTGATTTGacctaaataaattattttttattttttggggggaagaattacaaaagggaaaaatactgtttttttcagCCAATGTTAATTTAGAATGCATactttaaaatttcatttttctgtgtATGAAGTTAATAGTGACTAATAATTTGAATACAGTTTTATACATCCTAACCAATATATTATCAATACTTAACAAATTGAAGTCTTTCAtgtaataatttcaattttcatAATTTATCTAAATTATTAACTGGTAAGCATGTTCCAATGGGAAAtgggaattatttttgttttggctATACATCCAGACATAATATACTTTTACAATATAATACTTTTACTTGAAATTCTTCTCCCTAGGGGTCCAGATGATTTCCTCTCTGTGTTTGTTGGGGGCG belongs to Stigmatopora argus isolate UIUO_Sarg chromosome 9, RoL_Sarg_1.0, whole genome shotgun sequence and includes:
- the mcm7 gene encoding DNA replication licensing factor MCM7 isoform X1 encodes the protein MARKDYAAEKDKCKRFLQEFYAEDDNGKKVFKYGVQLVALAHREQVSFFVDLDDLTVEDPELVASVCENAKRYTGLFADAVHELLPEYKERDVVAKDSLDVYIEHRLMMEQRSRDPADTRDARNQYPAELMRRFELYFKPSSTAKPKTIREVRADSIGQLVSVRGIVTRATEVKPMMAVATYTCDQCGAETYQPIQSSTFMPLVMCPSQECVTNKSGGRLYLQSRGSKFVKFQEIRIQEHSDQVPVGNIPRSMSVYARGENTRLAQPGDHVAITGIFLPLLRSGYSQVTQGLLSETFMEAHCITLMNKTDDDELGSDELAEEELRSITEEGYYEKLSGSIAPEIYGHEDVKKALLLMMVGGVQQAPKGMKIRGNINICLMGDPGVAKSQLLCYIDRLAPRSQYTTGRGSSGVGLTAAVMRDPLTGEMTLEGGALVLADLGVCCIDEFDKMADADRTAIHEVMEQQTISIAKAGIMTSLNARCSILAAANPAYGRYNPKKSIEQNIQLPAALLSRFDLLWLIQDKPDADSDLRLAQHITYVHQHCRQPPMHFTPIDMKLMRRYIAACKKKQPMVPVTLADYITAAYVEMRKEARVSKDTTFTSARTLLSILRLATALARLRLMDVVEKEDVNEAMRLMEMSKDSLQADKSSSTRTQRPADVIFSLVRELSSEGAGGVVRVSEAEQRCVSRGFTPAMFQEALEEYEELNVWQINQARTRITFV
- the mcm7 gene encoding DNA replication licensing factor MCM7 isoform X2 yields the protein MMEQRSRDPADTRDARNQYPAELMRRFELYFKPSSTAKPKTIREVRADSIGQLVSVRGIVTRATEVKPMMAVATYTCDQCGAETYQPIQSSTFMPLVMCPSQECVTNKSGGRLYLQSRGSKFVKFQEIRIQEHSDQVPVGNIPRSMSVYARGENTRLAQPGDHVAITGIFLPLLRSGYSQVTQGLLSETFMEAHCITLMNKTDDDELGSDELAEEELRSITEEGYYEKLSGSIAPEIYGHEDVKKALLLMMVGGVQQAPKGMKIRGNINICLMGDPGVAKSQLLCYIDRLAPRSQYTTGRGSSGVGLTAAVMRDPLTGEMTLEGGALVLADLGVCCIDEFDKMADADRTAIHEVMEQQTISIAKAGIMTSLNARCSILAAANPAYGRYNPKKSIEQNIQLPAALLSRFDLLWLIQDKPDADSDLRLAQHITYVHQHCRQPPMHFTPIDMKLMRRYIAACKKKQPMVPVTLADYITAAYVEMRKEARVSKDTTFTSARTLLSILRLATALARLRLMDVVEKEDVNEAMRLMEMSKDSLQADKSSSTRTQRPADVIFSLVRELSSEGAGGVVRVSEAEQRCVSRGFTPAMFQEALEEYEELNVWQINQARTRITFV